The following are encoded together in the Parambassis ranga chromosome 20, fParRan2.1, whole genome shotgun sequence genome:
- the LOC114453236 gene encoding threonine synthase-like 1, with protein sequence MGLLRAHQLALRTARFCLSSASTPKSWLSTKPAFQGDKNILLMGPPGAGKTTVGKIVAHKLGLPFIDVDDDVLEPTWKMPVSAKLAAVGGQRFLEEEGDALCNFSASGCVVSLTGSNPLHAEAMQHIRQNGLVVYLDVDSEDIIQRLTRMKVNRIVGQEAGVPMKDILLYRTQFYEKWLDVRVLCGTGDTVEEVAEKVLKAVRRYQNHDEDTYVSTRCDSAGLSNQKTHFSDVVVEGLAADGGLYVPINGLPKMDAREWMRLAGMSYPERALVLLEKCIHPLDVSALDLRTMIFNAYGSNFLTEAVAPMKHLVNNQYVLELFHGPTASFKDLALQLMPQLFTHCLPPMCNYLILVATSGDTGSAVLSGFSRLSGADGTRTGVLVFFPEGGVSEIQKLQMTSYKEGNARAVGVLSDFDFCQRTIKRMFGESGLTGHLAVEFGTVLSTANSINWARLLPQVVYHSSAYLDLCRDGIIKFGEPIDICIPTGNFGNAMSAVYAKQMGIPIRKVICASNHNRVITDFITTGEYDLRGRPLMLSSSPAIDILKSSNLERFIYHVSGGCGRLVKDLFTRLDRQQHFQVPEPLLGRMQQEVLASWCSEEDCLAAIQSTHTQTGYVMDTHTAVAKVVSDRLQDGSCPVVLCSTAHYGKFAPAVFKALQIQNIPEDPVEQLKTLELSASTPTMHREMMQCLKEGGRTKHTVCQADYSVMVEEVESMIQDCFLKVI encoded by the exons ATGGGTTTACTGAGAGCACACCAGCTTGCTTTAAGAACTGCCAGATTCTGCCTGAGCTCCGCATCAACACCAAAATCATGGCTGTCCACCAAACCCGCCTTCCAGGGGGACAAGAATATCCTCCTCATGGGTCCTCCTGGAGCAGGGAAAACCACCGTAGGAAAGATTGTGGCCCACAAACTGGGGCTGCCTTTCATAGATGTGGATGATGACGTTCTGGAACCGACATGGAAGATGCCTGTGTCtgccaaactggcagcagttggTGGACAGCGTTtcttggaggaggaaggtgacgcTTTGTGTAACTTCTCTGCCTCTGGGTGTGTTGTGTCCCTGACAGGCTCAAACCCTCTTCATGCTGAGGCGATGCAGCACATCAGACAGAATGGGCTGGTTGTCTACTTGGATGTAGACAGTGAGGACATCATACAGAGGCTCACAAGGATGAAGGTGAACAGGATAGTGGGTCAGGAGGCAGGGGTACCCATGAAGGATATTCTGCTGTACAGGACACAGTTTTATGAGAAATGGCTGGATGTGCGGGTGCTGTGTGGAACAGGAGACacggtggaggaggtggcggaGAAGGTGCTGAAGGCTGTACGGAGATATCAGAACCACGATGAAGATACTTATGTATCAACAAGGTGTGACAGTGCAGGTTTGTCCAATCAGAAAACACACTTCAGTGACGTGGTTGTTGAAGGTCTGGCAGCAGACGGAGGCCTCTATGTTCCCATAAATGGCCTCCCAAAGATGGATGCACGTGAGTGGATGAGATTAGCTGGCATGTCGTACCCTGAACGAGCTTTAGTTTTACTCGAAAAGTGCATCCACCCACTGGACGTGTCTGCTCTGGATCTTAGAACAATGATATTCAATGCATATGGATCAAACTTTTTAACAGAAGCAGTCGCGCCTATGAAACACCTCGTCAACAATCAGTACGTTCTGGAGCTTTTTCATGGCCCCACCGCCTCATTCAAAGACCTGGCTTTACAGTTGATGCCTCAGCTCTTCACACACTGCCTCCCACCTATGTGCAACTACCTCATCCTGGTAGCCACGTCTGGAGACACCGGCAGCGCAGTGCTCAGTGGGTTCAGCAGACTGAGCGGTGCCGACGGAACTCGGACCGGCGTGCTGGTGTTTTTCCCAGAGGGAGGAGTGAGTGAGATTCAGAAGCTGCAGATGACGAGCTACAAGGAGGGAAATGCCAGAGCTGTCGGCGTCCTGTCGGACTTTGACTTCTGTCAGAGAACCATTAAGAGGATGTTTGGTGAGTCAGGACTGACGGGGCATCTCGCTGTGGAGTTCGGGACAGTCCTGAGCACCGCCAACTCCATCAACTGGGCACGCCTGCTGCCACAG gTGGTCTATCATTCCTCTGCCTATCTGGATCTGTGCAGAGATGGTATTATCAAGTTCGGAGAGCCCATCGATATCTGCATCCCCACTGGCAACTTTGGCAATGCCATGTCGGCTGTGTACGCCAAGCAAATGGGCATTCCGATAAGAAAAGTCATCTGCGCATCCAACCACAACcgtgtcatcacagactttatCACCACCGGCGAGTATGATCTGCGTGGACGGCCTCTCATGCTGTCCAGCTCACCCGCTATAGATATCCTGAAATCCTCCAACCTGGAGAGGTTTATCTACCACGTCTCAGGCGGTTGCGGTCGCCTCGTCAAGGACCTGTTCACACGTttagacagacagcagcactttCAGGTTCCTGAGCCTCTCCTTGGCAGGATGCAGCAGGAAGTGCTGGCTAGCTGGTGCTCAGAGGAAGACTGCTTGGCCGCCATCCAGAGCACTCACACTCAGACGGGATAcgtcatggacacacacaccgccGTGGCAAAAGTCGTGTCTGATAGGCTGCAGGACGGCTCCTGCCCTGTGGTGCTTTGTTCTACTGCTCACTATGGAAAATTTGCTCCCGCTGTGTTCAAAGCTTTACAAATCCAAAATATTCCAGAGGATCctgtggagcagctgaagaCACTGGAGCTCAGTGCATCCACACCGACAATGCACAGAGAGATGATGCAGTGCCTGAAGGAGGGCGGCAGGACGAAACACACTGTTTGTCAGGCTGATTACAGCGTGATGGTAGAAGAAGTGGAGAGCATGATACAGGACTGTTTCCTGAAAGTTATTTAG